From Streptomyces griseorubiginosus, one genomic window encodes:
- the paaC gene encoding 1,2-phenylacetyl-CoA epoxidase subunit PaaC, whose product MSDDHVYMTLAEGHDDSDARWAFGTGFEDPLHGVDTGVPAGVDRDDLAARCLALGDDALVSAQRLAEWTTRAPELEEEVALANIGLDLLGQARLLYARCGQADGTGRDEDAYAYFRDPDDFRNVRLAELPNGDFAFSVVRLLVLSSWRLAHFERLTRDPDPVLAAVAAKGVKELAYHRQWAAEWAVRLGDGTEESHRRTQTALGQVAPYLGELFAAYDVRDEVVAVLQQVTDAAGLSMPAWQPLPGRGRDGRHTEHLASLVGELQSVARAHPGATW is encoded by the coding sequence ATGAGTGACGACCACGTCTACATGACCCTCGCCGAGGGACACGACGACAGCGACGCCCGGTGGGCGTTCGGCACCGGCTTCGAGGACCCCCTGCACGGCGTGGACACCGGTGTCCCCGCGGGAGTCGACCGGGACGACCTCGCCGCGCGCTGCCTGGCGCTCGGTGACGACGCCCTCGTCTCGGCGCAGCGGCTCGCCGAGTGGACCACCCGCGCGCCCGAACTGGAGGAGGAGGTGGCCCTGGCCAACATCGGCCTCGACCTCCTCGGCCAGGCCCGGCTCCTGTACGCCCGCTGCGGCCAGGCCGACGGCACCGGCCGCGACGAGGACGCCTACGCCTACTTCCGCGATCCGGACGACTTCCGCAACGTACGCCTGGCCGAACTGCCCAACGGGGACTTCGCGTTCAGCGTCGTACGGCTACTGGTGCTGTCCAGCTGGCGGCTCGCGCACTTCGAGCGGCTGACCCGCGATCCCGACCCGGTGCTCGCCGCCGTCGCCGCCAAGGGCGTCAAGGAGCTGGCCTACCACCGGCAGTGGGCCGCCGAGTGGGCGGTACGGCTCGGTGACGGCACCGAGGAGTCGCATCGCCGTACCCAGACCGCTCTCGGTCAAGTCGCCCCCTATCTGGGGGAGTTGTTCGCGGCGTACGACGTGCGCGACGAGGTGGTCGCCGTCCTCCAGCAGGTGACGGACGCGGCCGGACTCAGCATGCCCGCCTGGCAGCCCCTGCCCGGCCGGGGCCGCGACGGCCGCCACACCGAGCATCTCGCGTCGCTGGTGGGCGAGTTGCAGTCCGTGGCCCGGGCCCATCCGGGGGCGACATGGTGA
- the paaB gene encoding 1,2-phenylacetyl-CoA epoxidase subunit PaaB, whose amino-acid sequence MSDEQETRANWPLYEIFVRGKRGLNHVHVGSLHAADDRMALTHARDLYTRRNEGVSIWAVRSEHIAASTRDEKDPFFEPSADKVYRHPTFYDIPDDVPHI is encoded by the coding sequence ATGAGCGACGAGCAGGAGACCAGGGCGAACTGGCCGCTGTACGAGATCTTCGTGCGCGGCAAGCGGGGACTGAACCACGTCCACGTCGGCTCGCTGCACGCGGCGGACGACCGCATGGCCCTCACCCACGCCCGCGACCTGTACACGCGGCGCAACGAGGGAGTGAGCATCTGGGCCGTGCGCTCGGAGCACATCGCGGCCTCCACCCGCGACGAGAAGGACCCCTTCTTCGAGCCCAGCGCCGACAAGGTGTACCGCCACCCCACCTTCTACGACATTCCCGACGACGTCCCGCACATCTAG
- the paaA gene encoding 1,2-phenylacetyl-CoA epoxidase subunit PaaA, with translation MTDTQSGPAAPAEPELQRHFDATIARDQRIEPRDWMPDGYRNTLIRQIAQHAHSEIIGMQPEGEWITRAPSLRRKAILFAKVQDEAGHGLYLYSAAETLGADRADLTERLIAGRQKYSSIFNYPTPTFADVGVIGWFVDGAAICNQVPLCRSSYGPYARAMVRICKEESFHQRQGYELLMTMMRGTEAQREMVQDAVNRWWWPSLMMFGPPDDNSPNSAASMAWKIKRHSNDELRQRFVDMTVPQAEKLGVTLPDPELRWNEERGRHDFGTPDWDELMRVIKGGGPCNAQRVERRRSAHEDGAWVRQAAAAHAAKNKARAAGRQTLAAGLRTGAHEGAAV, from the coding sequence ATGACAGACACACAGTCCGGTCCGGCGGCGCCCGCCGAACCGGAGCTCCAGAGGCACTTCGACGCCACGATCGCCCGCGACCAGCGCATCGAACCGCGCGACTGGATGCCCGACGGCTACCGCAACACGCTGATCCGGCAGATCGCGCAGCACGCCCACTCGGAGATCATCGGCATGCAGCCGGAGGGCGAGTGGATCACCCGCGCGCCCTCGCTGCGGCGCAAGGCGATCCTGTTCGCGAAGGTTCAGGACGAGGCCGGCCACGGCCTGTACCTGTACTCGGCCGCCGAGACCCTCGGCGCGGACCGCGCGGACCTCACCGAGCGGCTCATCGCGGGCCGCCAGAAGTACTCGTCGATCTTCAACTACCCGACGCCGACCTTCGCCGACGTCGGCGTGATCGGCTGGTTCGTGGACGGCGCGGCCATCTGCAACCAGGTGCCGCTGTGCCGCAGTTCCTACGGCCCCTACGCGCGCGCGATGGTGCGGATCTGCAAGGAGGAGTCCTTCCACCAACGGCAGGGCTACGAACTGCTGATGACCATGATGCGCGGCACCGAGGCCCAGCGGGAGATGGTCCAGGACGCGGTGAACCGCTGGTGGTGGCCCTCCCTCATGATGTTCGGCCCGCCCGACGACAACTCGCCCAACTCGGCGGCCTCCATGGCGTGGAAGATCAAGCGGCACAGCAACGACGAACTGCGCCAGCGCTTCGTCGACATGACCGTGCCCCAGGCCGAGAAGCTCGGCGTGACGCTGCCCGACCCGGAGCTGCGGTGGAACGAGGAGCGCGGCCGGCACGACTTCGGCACCCCCGACTGGGACGAGCTGATGCGGGTCATCAAGGGCGGCGGCCCCTGCAACGCGCAGCGCGTCGAACGGCGCCGCAGCGCCCACGAGGACGGCGCCTGGGTACGGCAGGCGGCCGCGGCACACGCGGCGAAGAACAAGGCACGCGCGGCCGGGCGGCAGACGCTCGCGGCCGGGCTTCGGACGGGCGCGCACGAAGGAGCGGCGGTATGA
- a CDS encoding thiolase family protein has product MPDEVYLIDGARTPQGRYGGALAGVRPDDLAALVVGEALRRSGAPGEAVDEVILGAANQAGEDNRDVARMAVLLAGLPHTVPGHTVNRLCASGLTAVASAAQAIRAGEADLVVAGGVESMTRAPWVTAKPGTPWAKPGEVFDTSLGWRFTNPRFTAADRAVPTDAGPEAVKVTLSMGETAEEVAALDGITRAESDAFALRSHQRALAAQAAGHFDREIVPVPVKDGEVTRDEGPRPGTTLEKLGALRTVFRADGIVTAGSSSPLSDGAAALVVASAAAVERYGLTPRARIVTSASAGVQPNLMGLGPVPATDKALARAGWQTTDLGAVELNEAFAAQALAVVRRLELDEEKVNADGGAIALGHPLGCSGARILLTLLGRLEREDARRGLATLCVGVGQGVAMLVERV; this is encoded by the coding sequence ATGCCTGACGAGGTCTATCTGATCGACGGCGCCCGCACCCCGCAGGGCCGCTACGGCGGCGCCCTGGCCGGCGTCCGTCCCGACGACCTGGCCGCCCTCGTCGTGGGAGAGGCACTGCGGCGCTCCGGCGCGCCCGGCGAGGCCGTGGACGAGGTGATCCTGGGCGCCGCCAACCAGGCGGGCGAGGACAACCGGGACGTGGCCCGCATGGCCGTACTGCTGGCCGGGCTCCCGCACACCGTGCCCGGCCACACCGTCAACCGGCTCTGCGCCTCGGGCCTCACGGCGGTCGCCTCCGCCGCCCAGGCGATCCGGGCCGGGGAAGCGGACCTGGTCGTCGCCGGGGGAGTGGAGTCGATGACCCGGGCCCCCTGGGTGACGGCGAAGCCCGGCACCCCCTGGGCCAAGCCGGGGGAGGTGTTCGACACCTCGCTGGGCTGGCGCTTCACCAACCCCCGCTTCACCGCCGCCGACCGCGCCGTACCCACGGACGCCGGACCCGAGGCGGTGAAGGTGACCCTGTCCATGGGGGAGACCGCCGAGGAGGTCGCCGCGCTCGACGGCATCACCCGCGCCGAGTCCGACGCCTTCGCCCTGCGCAGCCACCAGCGGGCCCTCGCGGCCCAGGCGGCCGGGCACTTCGACCGGGAGATCGTGCCGGTCCCGGTGAAGGACGGCGAGGTCACCCGGGACGAGGGGCCGCGTCCCGGCACCACGCTGGAGAAGCTGGGCGCACTGCGCACCGTCTTCCGCGCGGACGGCATCGTGACCGCGGGCTCCTCCTCGCCGCTGTCCGACGGGGCGGCCGCGCTGGTGGTGGCGAGCGCGGCGGCGGTCGAACGGTACGGGCTCACCCCGCGCGCCCGGATCGTCACCTCAGCCTCGGCCGGTGTCCAGCCGAACCTCATGGGCCTCGGGCCGGTGCCCGCCACCGACAAGGCGCTCGCCCGAGCCGGCTGGCAGACCACGGACCTGGGCGCGGTCGAGCTCAACGAAGCGTTCGCCGCACAGGCGCTCGCCGTGGTGCGCCGCCTCGAGCTCGACGAGGAGAAGGTCAACGCCGACGGCGGGGCCATCGCGCTCGGCCACCCCCTCGGCTGCTCGGGCGCCCGCATCCTGCTCACCCTGCTGGGCCGACTGGAACGGGAGGACGCCCGCAGGGGGCTCGCCACCCTGTGCGTCGGCGTCGGCCAGGGCGTCGCGATGCTGGTGGAGCGGGTCTGA
- the paaD gene encoding 1,2-phenylacetyl-CoA epoxidase subunit PaaD, which produces MVTAPTASTASTASTVVTASTAPTSLTDAGHARHIASQVPDPELPMLTLADLGVLREVEVGADGTVVATLTPTYSGCPAMAEMRAAVAARLTEAGYARVEISTVLDPPWTTDWITPDGRRKLAEHGIAPPGPAPRSAPGPVPLVLSPTRHQVACPRCGSADTEETSRFGATSCKALWRCRACREPFEYLKEI; this is translated from the coding sequence ATGGTGACCGCCCCGACCGCCTCGACCGCCTCGACCGCCTCGACCGTCGTGACGGCCTCGACGGCCCCGACCTCTTTGACCGACGCCGGGCACGCCAGGCACATCGCCTCGCAGGTGCCGGACCCCGAGCTGCCCATGCTCACCCTGGCCGACCTCGGGGTGCTGCGCGAGGTCGAGGTCGGCGCGGACGGCACCGTCGTCGCGACCCTCACCCCGACGTACTCCGGCTGCCCGGCGATGGCGGAGATGCGGGCCGCGGTGGCCGCCCGGCTGACGGAGGCCGGGTACGCGCGCGTGGAGATCAGCACCGTGCTCGACCCGCCCTGGACCACCGACTGGATCACCCCCGACGGGCGTCGCAAGCTCGCCGAGCACGGCATCGCCCCGCCCGGCCCCGCGCCCCGGTCCGCGCCCGGCCCGGTACCGCTGGTGCTGTCCCCGACCCGGCACCAGGTGGCCTGCCCGCGCTGCGGCTCGGCGGACACCGAGGAGACCTCCCGGTTCGGCGCCACCTCCTGCAAGGCGCTGTGGCGCTGCCGCGCCTGCCGCGAGCCGTTCGAGTACCTCAAGGAGATCTGA